The sequence TCTAGAAGAAAGCATTTCTAACCTAGGTAACAAGGTTGATCAACTATCTTCTGAAGTTAGCTCTCTGAAGTCTGAGCAAGGTGCTCTTTCTGCAGACGTTAAAGATGCAAAATCGGCTGCTATGGATGCACAAGCTGAAGCTAAGCGCGCTAACGATCGCATCGACAACGTTGCTTCTTCTTACAAGAAGTAATTTGTCTGTATCGGCAACACATATGTGTTGCCGATATGTTCTCCCCCTTTCTAAGCTAAATCTCCCTACACAAGTTCAAGTAGCTGTAAGCTGTAAGCTGTAAGCACCAGTAAAACTGAACATCAGTAAGATGAAGTTCATTCACCTACTTCTTATCACTTAAAACTTATCACTTTTATCCCTCAGCTTATTAGTTTCTATAAATCGTACCCACAAAAAAAGCGCCCACTGGGGACGCCTCTTCACACTGACCTGCTCATGTTAATACCAATCGATGTAATTGGCCTTCCTAGTCACTAGCAACACCTAGCTCTAACCTAGTACCTTCTGTAAAATCTAGTACCTTCAAACACCATCTCTAAAGCGTTATATTCACTGGCAGACCATTCTGAGTCATTAGTGCATCGTTAGCCTTGAAACTGTCT is a genomic window of Shewanella psychrophila containing:
- a CDS encoding Lpp/OprI family alanine-zipper lipoprotein; the protein is MNKKVLMIAGVAMTALLGGCANTTALEESISNLGNKVDQLSSEVSSLKSEQGALSADVKDAKSAAMDAQAEAKRANDRIDNVASSYKK